The genomic stretch TGAAGTGCAGGCTGAGGTTGCGAGAAGAATCGCGGTCATGGATAGAACGTCTCCAGAAATAATTAACGAGGTAGAACGGATTCTGGAACAAAAATTATCTTCTGCATTTACTCAGGATTATACACAAACAGGCGGAATTGAAGCTGTTGTGGAAGTGTTAAACGGGGTAGACAGAGGGACAGAGAAGACGATCTTGGATTCATTGGAAATTCAGGATCCCGATCTTGCTGAAGAGATTAAAAAGCGGATGTTTGTCTTCGAAGATATTGTCACACTTGATAACCGTGCAATTCAGAGAGTCATTCGCGATGTTGAGAACGACGATTTGCTCCTTTCATTAAAGGTTGCAAGCGAGGAAGTCAAAGAAATTGTGTTCAACAATATGTCACAGCGTATGGTTGAAACCTTCAAAGAAGAAATGGAGTTTATGGGCCCTGTACGTTTGAAAGATGTAGAAGAAGCTCAATCAAGAATTGTAAGCATCGTCAGAAAGCTTGAAGAAGCCGGTGAAATTGTAATAGCAAGAGGCGGAGGGGATGATATTATTGTCTAATATCATTAAACAAGAATCATCTATTTCTCCACAAAAGGAAAAAAGAAAACTTTCTATACAAGAGGTGCGTATTGATCATTCTCACCTTTTGCAGGCTGAAGAGAACCCGGAGGCGCTTATGGCCCGAGTGAAAGAGGAAGCTGACCGGATTTCTGAGCAGGCAAACAGTCATATAGAAAATATTCGCCGTCAAATTGAACAGGAGAAAAACGATTGGGCGGCTGAAAAACAGAAGCTTATTGAAGAAGCAAAAGCCGAGGGCTTTGAACAAGGAGTAGCGCTGGGCAAAGCTGAGGCAATGAAACAGTATGCAGAACTGATCGGCCAAGCAAACAGTATAACTGAAATGTCCAGAAAAGCTGTTGAGGACAAGCTTGAAGACGCTAATGAAGAAATCGTTGAGCTTGCCGTTGCCCTAGCAAAAAAAGTTTGGCAGCAAAAGTCTGATGATAAAGAGGCTTTCCTCCTGCTTGTACAACAGGTTATAAACGAAGTGAAGGAATATGACGATATATCAATTTATGTTGATCCATATTACTATGAGACAATCTTTCAGCAAAAAGATGAAATCCAGCAGCTTCTTTATAAAGAATGTCGGCTTGGCATATATGCTGATGAAAAAGCTCAAAAAGGAACCTGTTATATTGAAACTCCTTTTGGCAGGGTAGATGCGAGTGTTGACACACAATTGATGCAATTGAAAGATAAACTTCTGACAGCGCTGGAAGCAGGTGCAGCTGAATGAAGACACAGAGTCTGATAGATTGTATAGAAATGACAGACTCGTATAAACGGTACGGAAAAGTCAAGCGGGTAATCGGCTTGATGATTGAATCAAAAGGGCCAGCAAGCTCAATTGGTGACCTGTGCCTGATTTATGCAAAAGGACAGTCTGGGAAAGTCATTAAAGCTGAGGTAGTCGGCTTCCAGGAAGAAAATATTTTGCTTATGCCTTATTTAGAGGCTGCGAGCATTGCACCTGGCAGCATTGTAGAAGCTACTGGGGAATCACTTCGGGTTAAAGTTGGGACCGGACTGATCGGACAAGTCATCGATGCTTTTGGAGAACCGCTTGACGGAAAGCTTCTGCCGAAAGGGCTTTCGCCTGTATCAACGGAGCAATCACCGCCTAACCCGATGAAACGGCCGCCTATCCGTGAAAAGATGGGTGTTGGAGTCAGATCAATTGACAGCTTGCTGACAGTCGGTAAAGGCCAGCGGATTGGAATTTTTGCAGGAAGCGGTGTCGGAAAAAGCACCTTAATGGGGATGATCGCCAAGCAGACAGAGGCTGACTTAAACGTCATTGCACTTGTCGGAGAACGCGGACGAGAGGTTCGGGAGTTTATTGAAAAAGATCTGGGGAAAGAGGGGCTGAAACGATCGATTGTAGTCGTTGCCACCTCAGACCAGCCAGCATTAATGAGATTGAAAGCGGCATATACAGCGACTGCAATTGCCGAGTATTTCCGAGATAAAGGCCAAAATGTCATGTTTATGATGGATTCTGTTACAAGGGTGGCAATGGCGCAGCGAGAGATTGGACTGGCTGCAGGAGAGCCTCCGACGACAAAAGGCTATACACCTTCAGTGTTCGCTATTTTACCTCGTTTACTAGAACGAACAGGTGCAAACGAGCATGGAACCATTACGGCATTTTATACAGTGTTGGTAGATGGGGATGACATGAATGAGCCGATTGCCGATACCGTACGCGGAATTTTAGACGGGCATATTGTGTTGGACAGGGCGCTTGCCAATAAAGGCCAGTTTCCTGCAGTTAACGTACTAAAAAGCATCAGCAGGGTGATGTCAAACATTTCAACAAAACAGCATCTGGATGCGGCAAATAAATTCCGTGAACTTTTATCGACATATCAAAATTCGGAAGATCTCATTAATATCGGAGCTTACAAAAGAGGATCATCCAGAGAAATTGATGAAGCGATACAATTTTATCCGCAGCTTATTCAATTTTTAAAGCAGGGAACAGACGAACCGGCTTTATTGGAAGAAAGCATTGCTGCATTAACTAGTTTGACAGGAAATGAGGAATAAACGTGGCTTATCAATTTAGATTCCAAAAGCTGCTGGAACTAAAAGAAAATGAAAAAGACCAATCCTTATCCGAATATCAGCAATCAGTTTCTGAATTTGAAAACGTTGCTGAAAAATTATATGAGAATATGAGCAAAAAGGAATTGCTGGAACAAAATAAGGAAAAGAAATTAAAAAGCGGCATGAGTGTACAAGAAATGAGGCACTACCAACAATTTGTCTCAAATCTTGATAATACGATCTATCACTATCAAAAGCTTGTCATTATGAAAAGAAATCAAATGAATCAAAAACAAGAAATTTTGACAGAGAAAAACATTGAAGTGAAAAAGTTTGAAAAAATGCGTGAAAAACAGTTTAAAATGTTTGCTCTTGAAGATAAAGCTGCAGAAATGAAAGAAATGGACGATATTTCGATTAAGCAGTTTATGATTCAAGGCCATTAGGAGCGAATGTAATGTCCGGCAAAAAGAAAGAATCAGGTAAGTTCCGTTCGGTTTTGCTTATCATTATCCTCCCGCTGATGTTTCTATTAATCGCAGGGGGGATTGTTCTTTGGGCTGCTGGTATCAATGTCTTAAAGCCGATACAGGATGCTGCGGCAAAAACGCCGGTTCTTAAAGAATTGGTCCCTGAAACCGAAAATAAAAAAGGCGCAGCATCAAGTAAGGATAGCAGTAATACGGCAGCTCTGGAAAAGACCATTAAGGATCAAAAAAGTGAAATCAGTATATTGAATAAAGATTTAGAAACAAGTAAATCAGAAATCGACAGGCTCAATCAAAAGATCCGTTCACTTGAAAAGACGGCTGAGGATCAAAAAAAGTCATCAGAAGATCATACTGAAGGATCAGCAGACTCGAAAGCTTCTTCTGAAAATGACAAAGTGATCAGTGTGTACAAAAGCATGGACAGCGGAAAGGCTGCTAAAATTATTGCCCAATTAAAGGAGCAAGAAGCACTGAAAATATTGAATGGCCTAAGCAAAAAGCAGCTTGCTGACATATTGGCGAAAATGACTCCTGAGCAAGCAGCAACCTATACAGAAAAAATTGCTGCCAGCCAAGAA from Bacillus subtilis subsp. subtilis str. 168 encodes the following:
- the fliG gene encoding flagellar motor switching and energizing component (Evidence 2a: Function from experimental evidences in other organisms; PubMedId: 1551848, 1905667, 2544561, 9161424, 10440379, 11133968, 28089452; Product type s : structure), with the translated sequence MARRDQDKLTGKQKAAILMISLGLDVSASVYKHLTDEEIERLTLEISGVRSVDHQKKDEIIEEFHNIAIAQDYISQGGLSYARQVLEKALGEDKAENILNRLTSSLQVKPFDFARKAEPEQILNFIQQEHPQTMALILSYLDPVQAGQILSELNPEVQAEVARRIAVMDRTSPEIINEVERILEQKLSSAFTQDYTQTGGIEAVVEVLNGVDRGTEKTILDSLEIQDPDLAEEIKKRMFVFEDIVTLDNRAIQRVIRDVENDDLLLSLKVASEEVKEIVFNNMSQRMVETFKEEMEFMGPVRLKDVEEAQSRIVSIVRKLEEAGEIVIARGGGDDIIV
- the fliH gene encoding flagellar export apparatus subunit of cytoplasmic ATPase (Evidence 2a: Function from experimental evidences in other organisms; PubMedId: 1828465, 12217691, 16522800, 17002279, 26916245; Product type f: factor); its protein translation is MARVKEEADRISEQANSHIENIRRQIEQEKNDWAAEKQKLIEEAKAEGFEQGVALGKAEAMKQYAELIGQANSITEMSRKAVEDKLEDANEEIVELAVALAKKVWQQKSDDKEAFLLLVQQVINEVKEYDDISIYVDPYYYETIFQQKDEIQQLLYKECRLGIYADEKAQKGTCYIETPFGRVDASVDTQLMQLKDKLLTALEAGAAE
- the fliI gene encoding flagellar-specific ATPase subunit of export apparatus (Evidence 2a: Function from experimental evidences in other organisms; PubMedId: 12787361, 16113269, 16780875, 17002279, 26916245; Product type e: enzyme); translated protein: MKTQSLIDCIEMTDSYKRYGKVKRVIGLMIESKGPASSIGDLCLIYAKGQSGKVIKAEVVGFQEENILLMPYLEAASIAPGSIVEATGESLRVKVGTGLIGQVIDAFGEPLDGKLLPKGLSPVSTEQSPPNPMKRPPIREKMGVGVRSIDSLLTVGKGQRIGIFAGSGVGKSTLMGMIAKQTEADLNVIALVGERGREVREFIEKDLGKEGLKRSIVVVATSDQPALMRLKAAYTATAIAEYFRDKGQNVMFMMDSVTRVAMAQREIGLAAGEPPTTKGYTPSVFAILPRLLERTGANEHGTITAFYTVLVDGDDMNEPIADTVRGILDGHIVLDRALANKGQFPAVNVLKSISRVMSNISTKQHLDAANKFRELLSTYQNSEDLINIGAYKRGSSREIDEAIQFYPQLIQFLKQGTDEPALLEESIAALTSLTGNEE
- the fliJ gene encoding flagellar synthesis rod subunit of export ATPase (Evidence 2a: Function from experimental evidences in other organisms; PubMedId: 17088562, 26916245, 26984495, 27647891; Product type f: factor); the encoded protein is MAYQFRFQKLLELKENEKDQSLSEYQQSVSEFENVAEKLYENMSKKELLEQNKEKKLKSGMSVQEMRHYQQFVSNLDNTIYHYQKLVIMKRNQMNQKQEILTEKNIEVKKFEKMREKQFKMFALEDKAAEMKEMDDISIKQFMIQGH
- the ylxF gene encoding putative kinesin-like protein (Evidence 3: Putative function from multiple computational evidences; PubMedId: 17586671, 22307758; Product type s: structure): MSGKKKESGKFRSVLLIIILPLMFLLIAGGIVLWAAGINVLKPIQDAAAKTPVLKELVPETENKKGAASSKDSSNTAALEKTIKDQKSEISILNKDLETSKSEIDRLNQKIRSLEKTAEDQKKSSEDHTEGSADSKASSENDKVISVYKSMDSGKAAKIIAQLKEQEALKILNGLSKKQLADILAKMTPEQAATYTEKIAASQE